In a single window of the Desulfovibrio sp. ZJ209 genome:
- a CDS encoding LysR family transcriptional regulator, producing MEIKILQNFLVLARMANMTAAAEFLNLTQPTLSRQLAALEEELGALLFERGGRRLTLTAAGVRLKKRAEEILELVNRTQCEFRQPENELSGDIYLGSGESWVLGRVAEIMKELRALSPRVRFHVFSGDGDEVSERLNNGLLDFGLFIEPARVSAYESIRLPEVDMWGALMLKESPLASREAIAPEDLWHEPIIISKQSYMEWHISKWMRREFSELNIAATYNLLYNASILVRKGLGIALGLDRLINVSNDPEICFRPCKPALPVALYFAWRKQNLFSPAAQAFLTMVLNRFKSV from the coding sequence GTGGAAATAAAGATTTTGCAGAACTTCCTCGTGCTCGCGCGCATGGCGAACATGACAGCGGCGGCGGAGTTCCTGAACCTGACGCAGCCCACCCTCTCGCGGCAGCTGGCGGCCCTTGAGGAAGAGCTCGGGGCTCTGCTCTTCGAGCGCGGCGGCAGGCGGCTCACCTTGACCGCCGCCGGCGTGCGCCTCAAAAAACGCGCGGAAGAGATTTTGGAGCTGGTGAACAGGACGCAGTGCGAATTTCGGCAGCCCGAAAACGAGCTTTCCGGGGATATCTATCTCGGCAGCGGGGAAAGCTGGGTCCTGGGCAGGGTCGCGGAAATCATGAAAGAACTGCGCGCGCTTTCGCCGCGCGTGCGCTTCCATGTGTTCAGCGGCGACGGCGATGAGGTCTCGGAACGCCTGAACAACGGGCTGCTCGATTTCGGGCTCTTCATCGAGCCCGCGCGCGTGTCGGCCTATGAATCCATCCGCCTGCCCGAAGTCGACATGTGGGGCGCGCTGATGCTCAAGGAAAGCCCCCTTGCCTCGAGAGAAGCCATCGCCCCCGAAGACCTGTGGCACGAGCCGATCATCATCTCCAAGCAGTCCTACATGGAATGGCACATCTCCAAATGGATGCGGAGGGAATTTTCCGAGCTGAACATCGCGGCCACCTATAACCTGCTCTACAATGCCTCAATACTGGTGCGCAAGGGCCTCGGCATCGCCTTGGGCCTCGACAGGCTCATCAATGTGAGCAATGACCCCGAAATCTGCTTTCGCCCCTGCAAGCCCGCCCTGCCTGTGGCCCTCTACTTTGCCTGGAGAAAGCAGAATCTCTTTTCCCCGGCGGCCCAGGCATTCCTCACCATGGTGCTCAATCGGTTCAAGAGCGTGTAA
- a CDS encoding cyclophilin-like fold protein, with protein MNFCSKNLPLVLAVFLFLSVPSFAADGAENVPAARHGVRILFEGGEAVAVLYDTPPAEAFLRLLPLEVEFSDFAGAEKIFYLAEKLPVRGTPNADEQKGDFCYYAPWGNIAVFYKGYGHGKNLYVLGSLASGKEKLAAMKQDFKARIEVLEEGKSNN; from the coding sequence ATGAATTTTTGCAGCAAAAATCTTCCTCTCGTCCTTGCGGTGTTCCTGTTTCTGTCGGTTCCCTCTTTTGCGGCAGATGGCGCAGAGAATGTGCCGGCGGCGCGGCATGGGGTGAGGATCCTCTTCGAGGGCGGCGAAGCCGTGGCGGTGCTGTACGATACTCCTCCCGCCGAAGCATTTTTGCGGCTGCTGCCCCTGGAGGTGGAATTCAGCGACTTTGCCGGAGCGGAAAAGATCTTTTACCTCGCGGAAAAACTGCCCGTCCGCGGCACGCCCAATGCCGACGAGCAAAAGGGCGACTTCTGCTATTATGCGCCGTGGGGAAATATTGCGGTATTTTACAAGGGCTACGGGCACGGGAAGAACCTCTATGTCCTGGGGAGCCTCGCCTCGGGGAAAGAAAAGCTCGCTGCAATGAAGCAGGATTTCAAGGCCCGTATCGAAGTTCTGGAGGAAGGGAAGAGCAATAATTAA
- a CDS encoding flavin reductase yields MKKWWHLVLCLAALSMPLAASQAQGGETAMEKINIGKKLALYPSVVTVVGAEVKGKVNWLTVAHTGTIGHNMILVSMSQSHYTNQGIIESGKLSLNLVERHMLPQVDYVGTVSGANADKSGVFAWHRGENGSPLIAASPVSIELNVVDNYKAGGFDNFICTIANTYARKDVLDATGKLDYHVLKPVLFEFPTYSYLATGEMLGKCRQYAQKPSMGAKLPMTESGITRLSRIEVDPQYLEEYKKFAAEVGETSLRTEPGVLTMYAVADKKNPCRITILETYASKEAYEKHIASPHFQKYKQGTQKMVKELVLDDQVPLNENNRLTNYMVIPY; encoded by the coding sequence ATGAAGAAATGGTGGCATCTTGTGCTTTGCCTTGCGGCTCTGTCCATGCCGCTGGCCGCTTCACAGGCTCAGGGAGGAGAAACCGCCATGGAAAAAATCAATATCGGGAAAAAACTGGCCCTCTACCCCAGCGTCGTCACCGTGGTGGGCGCCGAAGTCAAGGGCAAGGTCAACTGGCTCACGGTGGCCCACACCGGCACCATAGGGCACAACATGATCCTGGTCAGCATGAGCCAGTCCCACTATACGAACCAGGGCATCATCGAGAGCGGCAAGCTGTCGCTCAACCTTGTGGAAAGGCACATGCTGCCCCAGGTCGACTATGTGGGCACGGTGAGCGGGGCCAACGCCGACAAGTCGGGGGTGTTCGCCTGGCACAGGGGCGAAAACGGCTCGCCCCTCATTGCCGCCTCCCCCGTGTCCATTGAGCTCAATGTGGTCGACAACTACAAGGCCGGCGGTTTTGACAATTTCATCTGCACCATCGCCAATACGTACGCGCGCAAGGATGTTTTGGATGCAACGGGCAAGCTGGACTACCATGTGCTGAAGCCCGTGCTGTTTGAATTCCCCACCTATTCCTATCTCGCCACGGGCGAAATGCTGGGGAAATGCCGCCAGTATGCGCAAAAGCCTTCCATGGGGGCCAAGCTGCCCATGACGGAGAGCGGCATCACGCGCCTTTCGCGTATCGAGGTCGATCCCCAATATCTGGAGGAATACAAGAAATTCGCCGCCGAGGTGGGGGAAACTTCCCTGCGCACCGAGCCCGGCGTGCTCACCATGTATGCCGTGGCCGACAAGAAAAACCCCTGCCGTATCACCATCCTCGAGACCTACGCGAGCAAGGAGGCCTATGAGAAGCACATCGCGTCGCCGCATTTCCAGAAATACAAGCAGGGCACGCAAAAAATGGTCAAGGAACTGGTGCTCGACGACCAGGTGCCGCTCAATGAAAACAACAGGCTGACGAACTACATGGTCATCCCCTACTGA
- the dmpI gene encoding 4-oxalocrotonate tautomerase DmpI, translated as MPAIIMELAPLEKEKRARLVREVTESTSRATGLPPEAIFVFIKENSLENIGVGGTLLADRR; from the coding sequence ATGCCCGCGATCATCATGGAACTCGCCCCGCTGGAAAAAGAAAAGAGGGCCCGGCTTGTCCGCGAAGTCACAGAGAGCACTTCCCGGGCCACCGGGCTCCCGCCCGAGGCGATTTTTGTGTTCATCAAGGAGAACAGCCTGGAAAATATCGGCGTTGGGGGAACCTTGCTCGCCGACCGGCGCTGA
- the yihA gene encoding ribosome biogenesis GTP-binding protein YihA/YsxC has product MESTLELETTAYVTGQLPTLDRPQIALAGRSNVGKSSLINALAGRKKLAKVSAQPGKTRSVNFYRVRPQDYYIVDLPGYGYARASHEERRQWAKTLEAYLGTDRHIRALALLLDCRLPPQKLDMDLAAFASSKGLPVLPILTKADKCSQREREARRREWRDILGVAPIITSASRRQGIDKLWRALDAAALGGEGNGERETEKD; this is encoded by the coding sequence ATGGAAAGCACCCTTGAACTGGAAACCACGGCCTATGTGACCGGCCAGCTCCCCACCCTCGACCGCCCGCAGATCGCGCTCGCCGGGCGCTCCAACGTGGGCAAGTCTTCGCTCATCAACGCCCTCGCCGGCCGCAAGAAGCTCGCCAAGGTGAGCGCGCAGCCCGGCAAGACGCGCTCGGTCAATTTCTACCGCGTACGCCCGCAGGACTACTATATCGTTGACCTGCCGGGCTACGGCTATGCCCGCGCGAGCCACGAGGAGCGCCGCCAGTGGGCGAAAACGCTGGAGGCCTATCTTGGCACCGACCGCCACATCAGGGCGCTGGCGCTTTTACTCGACTGCCGCCTGCCCCCGCAAAAGCTGGACATGGACCTCGCGGCCTTCGCCTCCTCCAAGGGGCTGCCCGTGCTGCCCATCCTGACCAAGGCCGACAAGTGCAGCCAGCGCGAGCGCGAGGCCCGGCGCCGTGAATGGCGGGACATCCTCGGCGTGGCGCCCATCATCACCTCGGCTTCGCGCCGCCAGGGCATCGACAAGCTGTGGCGCGCGCTGGACGCCGCGGCGCTCGGCGGGGAGGGGAACGGAGAGCGGGAGACGGAAAAGGACTGA
- the efp gene encoding elongation factor P gives MYSTTDFRKGLKIEVEGTPYEIVEFQHFKPGKGGAMVRTKLRNILTGRMQDITFRSGDKVGKPDMETRDMQFLYREGDDLIFMDMTTYEQLSMPVATTGGKEGFLKDGQECRVLLYQGRPLDIDIPLSLVLEITDTEPGAKGDTVSNVTKPATLETGLVVQVPIFVNIGDRIKVDTRTKEYLGRE, from the coding sequence ATGTACTCAACCACGGACTTTCGCAAGGGGCTCAAGATCGAAGTGGAAGGGACCCCGTATGAAATCGTCGAGTTCCAGCACTTCAAGCCCGGCAAGGGCGGCGCCATGGTGCGCACCAAGCTGCGCAACATCCTCACCGGCCGCATGCAGGACATCACCTTCCGCTCGGGCGACAAGGTGGGAAAGCCCGACATGGAAACGCGCGACATGCAGTTCCTCTACCGCGAGGGCGACGACCTCATCTTCATGGACATGACCACCTATGAGCAGCTGTCCATGCCCGTGGCCACCACGGGCGGCAAGGAGGGCTTTCTCAAGGACGGGCAGGAATGCCGCGTGCTCCTCTATCAGGGACGCCCGCTCGACATCGACATTCCGCTCTCCCTCGTTCTCGAGATCACGGACACCGAGCCCGGCGCCAAGGGCGACACGGTGAGCAATGTGACCAAGCCCGCCACCCTCGAGACGGGCCTCGTGGTGCAGGTGCCCATCTTCGTCAACATCGGCGACAGGATCAAGGTCGACACCCGCACCAAGGAATACCTGGGCCGGGAATAA
- a CDS encoding DNA translocase FtsK, translating to MPLEEKPTDIRKFLRELFGLFLLFWALLLLLSLLSFDAGDPSFNHVVSSQGPVHNKAGLFGAYAAGFLNDIFGVAAFLWPLVFGALGAAYVSSGYALHWWRWCGFFLLTLCLLVAGSWWDLSAGDLAGGGMVGSALYDNARHYLSPVGSTMLWVFVLLVGLQLACNFSWFSLAARLKAWAAALLEERKERKLAEAAEAAPEYLIPGEDGGGDKTGGAPWWKRLAARLPLPDTKALKERFGRCRDVLGSIRPTAGKMPELDFPEAEGTPEKGEGADGQSASEVSGAPEEDLQPAAQAPAQPSAPEAPAHAPAAARAPHDAPRAAEPPKGRRAKIPLPGLDLLTPPAPGGARAREDHEARGAALMGCLKDFDIQGDLVRVTPGPVVTMYEVRPAPGIRVNRIANLSDDLSRALMAPAVRIQAPIPGSDTVGIEIPNEQRETVNFRELAASEPFRRGCGPLTMILGKDIAGRPAMADLTRMPHLLVAGATGAGKSVCLNSILVSLLYRTQPQDLRLLLIDPKRIEMAVYADEPHLVHPVVTEMADAKNALEWAVHEMDNRYRSIARLGVRNVAAYNQKLAAFRNDLPPDLADLERLPYLVIVIDELADLMMTAAREVETSVVRLAQLARAAGIHMILATQRPSVDVVTGLIKANFPCRISFQVTSRHDSRTILDQMGAEQLLGRGDMLFKPSGGRLQRLHGPFLADEEVQAVVNHWKRQLAPTYEVDFSQWSAAAAAGPGGGGDASQDPLYEEARAFVLESGRSSISTSLLQRRLQVGYNRATRLMDQFEAEGLVGPANGSKPRPIIRG from the coding sequence TTGCCGCTGGAGGAAAAGCCCACGGATATTCGCAAGTTCCTGCGCGAGCTGTTCGGCCTGTTCCTGCTCTTCTGGGCCCTGCTGCTGCTTTTGAGCCTGTTGAGCTTCGACGCGGGCGACCCGAGCTTCAACCATGTGGTGAGCTCGCAGGGCCCGGTGCACAACAAGGCGGGGCTGTTCGGCGCTTACGCGGCCGGCTTCCTCAACGACATCTTCGGCGTGGCCGCCTTCCTGTGGCCCCTGGTGTTCGGGGCCCTGGGGGCGGCCTACGTCTCTTCCGGCTATGCCCTGCACTGGTGGCGCTGGTGCGGCTTCTTCCTGCTCACCCTCTGCCTCCTGGTGGCGGGCTCGTGGTGGGATCTCTCCGCCGGCGACCTCGCGGGCGGCGGCATGGTGGGCAGCGCCCTCTACGACAACGCGCGCCACTACCTGAGCCCGGTGGGCTCCACCATGCTCTGGGTGTTCGTGCTCCTCGTGGGCCTGCAACTGGCCTGCAACTTTTCGTGGTTCAGCCTCGCCGCTAGGTTGAAGGCCTGGGCCGCGGCCCTCCTGGAGGAACGGAAGGAGCGCAAGCTGGCCGAAGCCGCAGAGGCGGCGCCGGAATATCTTATCCCGGGAGAGGATGGGGGAGGGGACAAGACTGGCGGTGCCCCGTGGTGGAAGCGCCTCGCCGCGCGCCTGCCCCTGCCTGATACCAAGGCCCTGAAAGAACGCTTCGGCCGCTGTCGCGATGTTCTGGGCAGCATCAGGCCCACAGCCGGCAAAATGCCCGAGCTGGACTTCCCCGAGGCGGAAGGGACGCCTGAGAAGGGAGAAGGCGCCGACGGGCAGAGTGCAAGCGAGGTTTCAGGCGCCCCCGAGGAAGATCTCCAGCCCGCAGCGCAGGCACCCGCGCAACCATCTGCTCCCGAGGCCCCGGCTCACGCGCCGGCAGCCGCCCGGGCCCCTCACGACGCACCCCGGGCCGCGGAACCGCCCAAGGGGCGGCGCGCCAAGATCCCCCTGCCCGGCCTCGACCTGCTCACACCGCCGGCTCCGGGTGGCGCCCGCGCCCGCGAGGATCACGAGGCCAGGGGCGCGGCGCTCATGGGCTGCCTCAAGGATTTTGACATCCAGGGCGACCTTGTGCGCGTGACCCCGGGGCCTGTGGTCACCATGTATGAGGTGAGGCCGGCGCCCGGCATCCGCGTCAACCGCATCGCCAACCTGAGCGACGACCTGAGCCGCGCGCTCATGGCGCCGGCCGTGCGTATCCAGGCGCCCATCCCCGGTTCGGACACCGTGGGCATCGAGATCCCCAACGAGCAGCGCGAGACGGTCAATTTCCGCGAGCTCGCGGCGTCCGAGCCCTTCCGCCGGGGCTGCGGGCCGCTGACCATGATCCTCGGCAAGGACATCGCCGGGCGCCCGGCAATGGCCGACCTCACGCGCATGCCGCACCTGCTGGTGGCCGGCGCCACGGGCGCGGGCAAGAGCGTGTGCCTCAATTCCATCCTCGTGAGCCTGCTCTACCGCACCCAGCCGCAGGACTTGCGCCTCTTGCTCATCGACCCCAAGCGCATCGAGATGGCGGTGTATGCGGACGAGCCGCACCTCGTGCACCCGGTGGTGACGGAAATGGCCGACGCCAAGAACGCCCTCGAGTGGGCCGTCCATGAAATGGACAACCGCTACCGCTCCATTGCGCGCCTCGGCGTGCGCAACGTGGCGGCCTACAACCAGAAGCTCGCCGCCTTCAGGAATGACCTGCCGCCGGACCTCGCCGACCTCGAGCGCCTGCCGTATCTCGTCATCGTCATCGACGAGCTCGCCGACCTCATGATGACCGCCGCCCGCGAGGTGGAGACCAGCGTGGTGCGCCTCGCCCAACTGGCGCGCGCGGCCGGCATCCACATGATCCTCGCCACGCAGCGCCCCAGCGTGGACGTGGTGACGGGCCTCATCAAGGCCAATTTCCCCTGCCGCATCTCCTTTCAGGTCACGTCGAGGCACGATTCGCGCACCATCCTCGACCAGATGGGCGCGGAGCAGCTTCTCGGGCGCGGCGACATGCTCTTCAAGCCCAGCGGCGGCCGCCTCCAGCGGCTGCACGGGCCCTTTCTCGCCGACGAGGAGGTGCAGGCCGTGGTCAACCACTGGAAGCGCCAGCTCGCCCCCACCTATGAGGTGGACTTCTCGCAGTGGAGCGCGGCCGCGGCCGCGGGACCCGGCGGCGGGGGCGACGCCTCGCAGGACCCGCTCTACGAGGAGGCCCGCGCCTTCGTGCTGGAGTCGGGCCGGTCTTCCATTTCCACCTCGCTGCTCCAGCGCCGCCTCCAGGTGGGCTATAACCGCGCCACGCGGCTCATGGACCAGTTCGAGGCCGAGGGGCTGGTCGGGCCGGCCAACGGCAGCAAGCCCCGCCCCATTATCCGGGGCTAG
- the lolA gene encoding outer membrane lipoprotein chaperone LolA, whose translation MRTKTLTAAGGLLAALLLLLAQPGACADEAVRYADLIRTKYEALKSFAADFEQTLTHKESGAVEKRKGRLLFQKPLLIRWQTEKPHEETMVVTGKEIWDYLPDEDIAYRYPPNLVQDSRSIIQVLTGQSAMNRDFDVKVAGKDGGLVRLLLYPHEPTPQMVEAAIWVEPETGYIRRANIIDFYGNANDVRFTSFRPDARVAPSEFRFTPPAGVEVEDRIDRTIEERELFK comes from the coding sequence ATGCGAACGAAAACGCTGACCGCCGCCGGCGGCCTGCTTGCCGCCCTGCTTCTGCTCCTTGCGCAGCCGGGCGCCTGCGCCGATGAAGCCGTGCGCTACGCGGACCTCATCCGCACCAAGTATGAAGCCCTCAAGTCCTTCGCAGCGGACTTCGAGCAAACGCTCACCCACAAGGAGAGCGGCGCGGTGGAAAAGCGCAAGGGGCGCCTCCTCTTCCAGAAGCCGCTGCTCATCCGCTGGCAGACGGAAAAGCCCCACGAGGAGACCATGGTCGTCACCGGCAAGGAGATCTGGGACTATCTCCCGGACGAGGACATCGCCTACCGCTATCCCCCCAACCTCGTGCAGGATTCACGCAGCATCATCCAGGTGCTCACCGGCCAGTCGGCCATGAACCGGGATTTCGATGTCAAGGTCGCGGGGAAGGACGGGGGCCTCGTCCGGCTTCTGCTCTATCCGCACGAGCCCACGCCGCAGATGGTGGAGGCGGCCATCTGGGTGGAGCCGGAGACGGGCTATATCCGCCGCGCCAACATCATCGACTTTTACGGCAACGCCAATGACGTGCGCTTCACGTCCTTCAGGCCGGACGCGCGCGTGGCCCCGTCCGAGTTCCGCTTCACGCCGCCGGCCGGCGTGGAGGTGGAAGACCGCATCGACCGCACCATCGAGGAGCGGGAACTTTTCAAGTAG
- the dnaE gene encoding DNA polymerase III subunit alpha — MPDFVHLHCHTEYSLLDGAIRIRDLCARAKDNGMEACAITDHGNLFGAAYFYSACKDFGLKPILGCEVYTCADHTDRSPETGKLRNHLILLAQNDTGYHNLVKLVSHGFLEGFYYKPRVDKAQLRKYSEGLVCLSACIAGEIPRAVLADDMDKARALADEYAAIYPGRFYLELQSNGLPEQERVNTALMELAESARLPLVATNDCHYLEAGDADAHEVLLCIQTQTTMDDPRRMRFETRELYYKTAEEMERAFSHVPEALANTARIAESCNVELDFGHHYFPVYPLPEGASMESEFRRLAEEGLEKRLEAHPDRAHIDPDRYRERLQHEIAVILEMGFPGYFLIVQEFINWAKNHAIPVGPGRGSAAGSLVAWALKITNLDPLPYNLLFERFLNIERVSLPDIDVDFCERRRGDVIRHMVETYGEGSVAQITTFGTMKARGVVRDVGRALGMSFAETDRIAKLVPESLKMTIDRALEQEPELRRLREEDEQVRRLLDTAKRLEGLARHASTHAAGLVVSDRPMEEYLPLYLGKRGELVTQFDGPMTEKAGLVKFDFLGLKTMTLIQDTLDNIARQGAEPPDLDTLPLTDAPTYELYARGDTDGVFQVESSGMRQYLRMLRPNCFEDIIAMLALYRPGPLGSGMVDEFIKRKHGQVPVIYPHDSLGECLRDTYGVIVYQEQVMQIAQIIASYTLGGADLLRRAMGKKKPEAMARERVTFVAGAEKNGIAAEKANEIFDLMEKFAEYGFNKSHSAAYALISYFTAYLKVHHKVEFMAALLTSEMGNQDKLLKYVAACKDMGIEVRQPSVNESEREFSAREGSVVFGLGGIKNVGDEAIREIIEARREGGPYGSLFDMASRVNLRKVTKRVLESLIKGGACDCFGVPRAAMLAALDLVVLRAQKKARAMNSPQVSLLAMAPAQESAPLPGVGLDCPEAALPEMADDLKLKAEKEALGFFLTSHPLQPFHSEIPRLGLTTLEALRELFAGARVNCAVLVTSVREVVTKRGDRMAFVAVEDFTGHAEVTFFPRDYAEARELIKSEQPLCLTARLESQGEANPENPEEEDAEAPAAECKLLGQRVRLLADVCAESDSPIEVEIPAHRLGRADILALRNILESHAGDVEARAVVCLDGCHCHLRLGDALKVRPGPELTRALAAWSAGDQNAVA, encoded by the coding sequence ATGCCTGACTTTGTCCATCTCCATTGCCATACGGAATACAGCCTTCTCGACGGCGCCATCCGCATCCGGGACCTCTGCGCCCGCGCCAAGGACAACGGCATGGAAGCCTGCGCCATCACTGACCACGGCAATCTCTTCGGCGCGGCCTATTTCTACTCCGCCTGCAAGGATTTCGGCCTCAAGCCCATCCTCGGCTGCGAGGTCTATACCTGCGCCGACCATACGGACAGGTCTCCCGAGACCGGCAAGCTGCGCAACCATCTCATCCTGCTGGCGCAGAACGACACGGGCTACCACAATCTCGTCAAGCTCGTGAGTCACGGCTTTCTTGAGGGCTTCTACTACAAGCCCCGGGTGGACAAGGCGCAACTGCGCAAATATTCCGAGGGGCTGGTGTGCCTTTCGGCCTGTATCGCCGGCGAGATACCGCGCGCCGTCCTCGCCGATGACATGGACAAGGCCCGCGCCCTTGCCGATGAATACGCCGCCATCTATCCGGGCCGTTTTTACCTTGAACTCCAGTCCAACGGCCTCCCCGAACAGGAGCGCGTCAACACGGCCCTCATGGAGCTCGCCGAAAGCGCCCGCCTCCCGCTCGTCGCCACCAATGACTGCCACTATCTCGAGGCCGGCGACGCGGACGCCCATGAAGTTTTGCTCTGCATCCAGACGCAGACCACCATGGACGACCCCCGGCGCATGCGCTTTGAGACGCGCGAGCTCTATTACAAGACCGCCGAAGAGATGGAGCGCGCCTTCAGCCATGTGCCCGAGGCGCTCGCCAATACGGCGCGCATCGCGGAATCGTGCAACGTGGAGCTGGATTTCGGGCACCATTATTTCCCGGTCTATCCGCTGCCCGAGGGCGCGAGCATGGAGTCCGAGTTCCGGCGCCTCGCCGAGGAGGGGCTGGAAAAGCGCCTCGAGGCTCACCCCGACCGCGCCCATATCGACCCCGACCGCTACCGCGAGCGCCTGCAGCACGAGATAGCGGTCATCCTCGAGATGGGTTTCCCGGGCTATTTCCTCATCGTGCAGGAATTCATCAACTGGGCCAAGAACCACGCCATCCCCGTGGGGCCCGGGCGCGGCTCGGCCGCGGGCTCGCTGGTGGCCTGGGCGCTCAAGATCACCAACCTCGACCCGCTGCCCTACAACCTGCTTTTCGAGCGCTTCCTGAATATCGAGCGCGTCTCCCTCCCCGATATCGACGTGGACTTTTGCGAGCGCCGCCGCGGCGACGTGATCAGGCACATGGTGGAGACCTACGGCGAGGGCTCTGTCGCGCAGATCACCACCTTCGGCACCATGAAGGCGCGCGGCGTCGTGCGCGACGTGGGCCGGGCGCTCGGCATGAGCTTCGCCGAGACCGACCGCATCGCCAAGCTGGTGCCCGAGAGCCTGAAGATGACCATCGACAGGGCTCTCGAGCAGGAGCCGGAATTGCGCCGCCTGCGGGAGGAGGACGAGCAGGTGCGCCGCCTGCTCGACACGGCGAAACGCCTTGAGGGGTTGGCGCGCCACGCCTCCACGCATGCGGCGGGCCTTGTGGTCTCGGACAGGCCCATGGAGGAGTATCTGCCCCTCTATCTCGGCAAGCGCGGCGAACTCGTGACCCAGTTCGACGGCCCCATGACCGAGAAGGCCGGCCTCGTCAAGTTCGACTTCCTGGGCCTCAAGACCATGACCCTCATCCAGGACACGCTGGACAACATCGCGCGCCAGGGCGCAGAGCCGCCTGACCTCGACACCCTGCCGCTCACGGACGCCCCCACCTACGAGCTCTATGCCCGCGGCGACACGGACGGCGTCTTCCAGGTGGAGAGCTCGGGCATGCGCCAGTACCTGCGCATGCTCAGGCCCAACTGCTTCGAGGACATTATCGCCATGCTGGCCCTCTACCGCCCGGGCCCGCTGGGCTCCGGCATGGTGGACGAGTTCATCAAGCGCAAGCACGGGCAGGTGCCGGTCATCTATCCGCATGACTCGCTCGGCGAGTGCCTGCGCGACACCTACGGCGTCATCGTCTATCAGGAACAGGTCATGCAGATCGCCCAGATCATCGCGAGCTACACCCTGGGCGGGGCGGACCTGTTGCGCCGGGCCATGGGCAAGAAAAAGCCCGAGGCCATGGCCCGAGAGCGCGTGACCTTCGTGGCCGGCGCGGAGAAGAACGGCATCGCCGCGGAAAAGGCCAACGAGATCTTCGACCTTATGGAAAAGTTCGCCGAATACGGCTTCAACAAGTCCCATTCGGCGGCCTATGCGCTCATTTCGTATTTCACGGCCTATCTCAAGGTCCACCACAAGGTGGAATTCATGGCCGCCCTGCTCACCTCGGAAATGGGCAATCAGGACAAATTGCTTAAGTATGTGGCCGCCTGCAAGGACATGGGCATCGAGGTGCGCCAGCCCTCGGTGAACGAGAGCGAGCGCGAGTTCTCCGCGCGGGAAGGCTCGGTCGTCTTCGGCCTCGGCGGCATCAAGAACGTGGGCGACGAGGCCATCCGCGAGATCATCGAGGCCCGCCGCGAGGGCGGCCCCTACGGCTCGCTCTTCGACATGGCCAGCCGCGTGAACCTGCGCAAGGTGACGAAGCGCGTGCTGGAATCGCTCATCAAGGGCGGCGCCTGCGACTGCTTCGGCGTGCCGCGCGCGGCCATGCTCGCCGCGCTGGACCTCGTCGTGCTGCGCGCGCAGAAAAAGGCCCGGGCCATGAATTCGCCGCAGGTCTCGCTGCTTGCCATGGCGCCCGCGCAGGAAAGCGCGCCTCTCCCCGGTGTGGGGCTCGACTGCCCGGAGGCGGCGCTCCCGGAAATGGCCGACGACCTCAAGCTCAAGGCGGAAAAGGAGGCCTTGGGCTTCTTCCTGACAAGCCACCCGCTCCAGCCCTTCCACAGCGAGATACCGCGCCTCGGCCTCACCACGCTGGAGGCCCTGCGCGAGCTCTTTGCCGGCGCGCGGGTCAACTGCGCCGTCCTCGTGACCAGCGTGCGCGAGGTCGTCACCAAGCGCGGCGACCGCATGGCCTTCGTGGCCGTGGAAGATTTCACCGGCCATGCGGAAGTGACCTTCTTCCCCAGGGATTACGCCGAGGCGCGCGAGCTCATCAAAAGCGAGCAGCCGCTCTGCCTTACCGCGCGCCTGGAGAGCCAGGGCGAGGCCAACCCCGAAAATCCCGAGGAGGAGGATGCGGAAGCCCCGGCCGCGGAATGCAAGCTGCTCGGCCAGCGGGTTCGGCTGCTCGCCGATGTCTGCGCCGAGAGCGATTCGCCCATCGAGGTGGAAATCCCGGCGCACCGCCTCGGCCGGGCGGACATCCTCGCCCTGCGCAACATCCTTGAGAGCCATGCCGGCGATGTGGAGGCCCGGGCCGTGGTCTGCCTGGACGGCTGCCACTGCCACTTGCGGCTCGGCGACGCCCTCAAGGTGCGCCCGGGGCCCGAGCTCACCCGCGCCCTCGCGGCCTGGTCCGCCGGTGACCAAAACGCGGTGGCGTAG
- a CDS encoding MucR family transcriptional regulator, protein MDDYLKEALEIARAQAGVRVMSEEEVTAYIQKLAAGIRAIAEDVVPDEMDCAEMAQEARKSIKEKSVTCLECGKSFKILTRRHLASHGLDSAGYREKWGLKKDTPLVCKSLQRERRKKMKDMKLWEKRRKAS, encoded by the coding sequence ATGGACGATTATCTCAAAGAAGCGCTTGAAATTGCGCGTGCCCAGGCCGGTGTGCGTGTCATGAGTGAAGAGGAAGTCACGGCCTACATCCAGAAGCTCGCTGCCGGCATCCGCGCCATCGCGGAAGATGTCGTCCCCGATGAGATGGACTGTGCGGAAATGGCCCAGGAAGCCCGCAAGTCCATCAAGGAAAAATCCGTCACTTGCCTTGAATGCGGCAAGAGCTTCAAGATCCTCACGCGCCGGCACCTGGCGAGCCACGGGCTCGACAGCGCCGGCTACCGCGAAAAGTGGGGCCTGAAGAAAGACACGCCGCTCGTGTGCAAGTCGCTCCAGCGCGAACGCCGCAAGAAGATGAAAGACATGAAGCTGTGGGAAAAGCGCCGCAAGGCCAGCTAG